Proteins found in one Triticum aestivum cultivar Chinese Spring chromosome 4D, IWGSC CS RefSeq v2.1, whole genome shotgun sequence genomic segment:
- the LOC123098906 gene encoding uncharacterized protein has protein sequence MADWAPVFIGLVLFILLSPGLLFQIPGKGRMVEFGNFQTSGISILVHAVIYFALIAILILAVNVHVFLG, from the coding sequence ATGGCGGACTGGGCGCCGGTGTTCATCGGGCTGGTGCTCTTCATCCTCCTCTCGCCGGGGCTGCTCTTCCAGATCCCCGGCAAGGGCAGGATGGTGGAGTTCGGCAACTTCCAGACCAGCGGCATCTCCATCCTCGTCCACGCCGTCATCTACTTCGCCCTCATCGCCATCCTCATCCTCGCCGTCAACGTCCACGTCTTCCTCGGCTGA